The nucleotide sequence AACTCTTCTACACTATAATCCAAATAGTTGTTCGTAACGATGCGATCCTCAACGAGTATCCCCTTCGCTATTGGTCCTCTTGCCAGCACGCCAATGTCCCGCTCTTGCAACAAAGGGAGAACTTCTTCCTCGGCACGTCGATCCAGTATACTGATCTGGTTCATCACACCGACAATCGATGAACGTGCAACATATTCTCTAATGACATTCGGACGAATTGAAGAAATCCCGTAATGACGTATTAGCCCCGCTTGTTTCAATTCCTCAAAAGCCTCGATCGTCTCGTCGATTGGATCATCAATCGTTCCTCCATGAAGCTGATAGAAGTCGATATAGCCGGTTTGCAGTCTACGTAGGCTTAGCTCGACTGCTTCTTTAATATACCGTTTGGATGGATCCCACACCCAGCCTTCTTGACCAGGTATGAGCCGATTGCCTACCTTTGTCGATAGGACAATCTGATTCCGACGACCTTTGATCGCTTTGCCTACAAGTTCTTCATTACGTCCATCATCATACAAATCCGCTGTATCAAGTAAGTTAACACCATGATGAAGCGCTTCATGAATTAATGAGATCGCCTTCTGTTCCTCAGTTCCAATCGACATACAGCCTAAAGCGATCTCACTTACATTCAAATCTGAGGAACCCAATCGATTCATTTTCATCGTCTACGCTCTCTCCTCCGCTACTTAAACACCCGTCCGCTTCTTTTGGTTGTTCGGACGCTTCTTAATTTGACTCTTCATTGCCTTTACACCTGTATCCATCTGATCCTTTTGCGCTTTGCCAGCGCTTTGCTCCTGCTTCTTCTGTGCTAGACGCTGCTTCATCGCCTCGGCTAAGCTAATTTTTTTCGGTTCTTCACTCATCTGCTTGGTCACCTCTAATTCGTTTGTCCACTTAATGATGCTTGTTCTATTATGCCTTTGAGAATGGTAGACAATCAACTACATTAACGAAAATAGTTCGCAAACCGCGTCATTGAATCCGATGCACCTGTACATATTGATACATGGAGCCTGCGATGATGATCGTTACTGTCGCTGTTTTCACTGTGCCGTTGCTGTAGGTCGCTGTAAATAAGAAACTATAACTGCCATTCTCGAGTTTAGAAAAATCAATTGTCGTATCCGCACTGCGAAGTACAGTTGACCACTGTACTTGTGTTGTATCAGTCGCACTTAGCTGCTTAGTCTCGTTACCGAACATCTTTGCTTCGACCTTGATTGCTTTCGTTGCAGATGTCCCTGTGTTCGTTGTCTCTGCTCCTAAAACAAAAGCTTCACCTGCCCAGAAGGTGCTCTCA is from Candidatus Cohnella colombiensis and encodes:
- a CDS encoding aldo/keto reductase, which encodes MKMNRLGSSDLNVSEIALGCMSIGTEEQKAISLIHEALHHGVNLLDTADLYDDGRNEELVGKAIKGRRNQIVLSTKVGNRLIPGQEGWVWDPSKRYIKEAVELSLRRLQTGYIDFYQLHGGTIDDPIDETIEAFEELKQAGLIRHYGISSIRPNVIREYVARSSIVGVMNQISILDRRAEEEVLPLLQERDIGVLARGPIAKGILVEDRIVTNNYLDYSVEELLDLRAELKALVTPDRSLSQLAIRYTLSHPAVATAVVGASSSEQLLHNVRAADVPPLTPDEIDSIRQLSLANRYESHR